In a single window of the Candidatus Eisenbacteria bacterium genome:
- a CDS encoding sulfatase-like hydrolase/transferase, which translates to MRKSRKMLRLALVGLTVLAAGCGDGNRDEGRGAAGRSGDSTGGAASRGGLSLLLISIDTCRPDHLGCYGYEEIETPRIDDLAAAGTRFARALATAPITLPSHASLLTAEYPYHHRVRNNATYRLPEGALTLAEWVKREGYVTAAFVGSYPMESRFGLDQGFDLYDDRLPYLQGIDPHLAEIRAEEVADRAVAWLEENGTGAPFFLFVHFFDPHWRYDPPEPFASLYKERPYDGEIAYVDGEVGRLTDALDRLGLAERTVVVLTGDHGEGLGAHGEETHAIFLYDTTIRIPLIIRPPARGPLSSAGWRPGGVVESLAREVDIAPTVLDLLGLPPLPDAEGRSLAPLLVDPEVSLELVHYAETFAPREDYGWSEARSIVTDRWKYILLPREELYDLVADPGEERNLIDRETKTADRLRALLEERIRCDREWAGGEARLEISEEERARLEAPGYMTRTDEERAADRVEERPDPKDRIDILREYFTAVDLLEEGKPEAALRKLEQLSETDPGNPDVRKSIGDSFALMGQWERADSVYRTILPLRPHDLFLLGSRGNALLRLGRIDEAVEVFRELLSRDSEYPEGHVRLGECRLLQDDPDAAEREFREELRVHPDSPSAYSALGTVQRLRGEREEAIRSFRRAIELRPDFAPAYQNLGNLYEETEEWEKVIAYYKKAIEADPDLVEAYYNLALAAKRHGRRDAAWELLHDSVTRNPRFAKGYFGLGNLLREDGRPAQAIVQYEIALRYDPKDSDVYLNLGAAHADLGMVDEAVRAWEAAVDAAPRSPSAQTARKNIESARTQMGGMR; encoded by the coding sequence GTGAGGAAGAGCCGGAAAATGCTCCGCCTCGCGTTGGTCGGCCTCACGGTTCTGGCGGCCGGATGCGGCGACGGGAACCGGGACGAAGGGCGGGGAGCGGCCGGCCGGTCCGGCGATTCGACCGGAGGCGCGGCGTCACGAGGCGGCCTTTCCCTCCTGCTGATCTCGATCGACACCTGCCGTCCCGACCATCTCGGATGCTATGGCTATGAAGAGATCGAGACGCCGCGGATCGACGATCTGGCCGCGGCGGGGACGCGCTTCGCGCGGGCCCTGGCGACGGCGCCCATCACCCTGCCGTCCCACGCTTCGCTTTTGACCGCCGAGTACCCCTACCACCACCGCGTCCGCAACAACGCCACCTACCGCCTGCCCGAAGGGGCCCTCACCCTGGCGGAATGGGTGAAACGGGAAGGGTACGTTACCGCCGCCTTCGTCGGTTCCTATCCGATGGAGTCCCGGTTCGGACTGGATCAGGGTTTCGACCTGTACGACGACCGCCTTCCGTACCTGCAGGGGATCGATCCCCACCTCGCGGAGATCCGGGCCGAGGAGGTGGCCGACCGGGCGGTCGCCTGGTTGGAGGAGAACGGAACGGGAGCGCCGTTTTTCCTCTTCGTGCACTTCTTCGACCCTCATTGGCGTTACGATCCGCCCGAGCCTTTCGCCTCGCTCTACAAGGAACGCCCCTACGACGGGGAGATCGCCTACGTCGACGGCGAGGTGGGCCGTCTGACCGACGCCCTGGACCGCCTCGGCCTGGCGGAGCGGACCGTGGTGGTCCTCACCGGAGATCACGGCGAGGGGCTCGGCGCCCACGGCGAGGAAACCCACGCCATTTTTCTTTACGACACGACGATTCGGATCCCGCTCATCATCCGCCCACCCGCGCGCGGGCCCCTTTCAAGCGCCGGCTGGCGCCCCGGAGGCGTGGTGGAGTCCCTGGCGCGGGAGGTGGATATCGCCCCGACCGTCCTCGATCTTCTCGGCCTTCCTCCCCTTCCCGACGCCGAGGGGCGCAGTCTCGCCCCGCTCCTCGTCGACCCGGAGGTTTCCCTCGAACTGGTACACTACGCCGAAACCTTCGCGCCCCGTGAAGACTACGGCTGGAGCGAAGCCCGCTCCATCGTGACCGATCGCTGGAAATACATTCTCCTCCCCCGAGAAGAACTCTACGATCTCGTCGCCGATCCCGGGGAGGAGAGGAACCTGATCGACCGGGAAACAAAGACGGCGGACCGGCTGCGGGCGCTCCTGGAGGAGAGAATACGATGCGATCGGGAGTGGGCGGGCGGGGAAGCGAGGCTGGAGATCTCCGAAGAGGAGCGCGCCCGGCTCGAAGCGCCCGGTTACATGACGCGGACCGATGAGGAGCGGGCCGCGGACCGCGTCGAAGAGCGACCGGACCCGAAAGACCGGATCGACATTCTCCGGGAGTATTTCACGGCCGTGGATCTGCTCGAGGAGGGAAAACCGGAAGCGGCCCTCCGCAAGCTGGAGCAGTTGTCCGAGACGGATCCGGGCAATCCGGATGTGCGCAAGTCGATCGGCGACTCTTTCGCGCTGATGGGGCAATGGGAGAGGGCGGACAGCGTCTACCGGACGATCCTCCCCCTCCGGCCCCATGATCTTTTTCTCTTGGGAAGCCGCGGAAACGCGCTTCTGCGTCTCGGCCGGATCGACGAGGCGGTCGAGGTGTTCCGTGAACTGCTCTCCCGCGATTCGGAGTACCCCGAGGGGCACGTCCGCCTCGGCGAATGCCGGCTTCTTCAAGACGATCCGGACGCGGCGGAGAGGGAATTCCGAGAAGAACTGCGCGTCCATCCCGATTCCCCTTCCGCCTACAGCGCCCTCGGCACGGTGCAACGCCTGCGTGGGGAGAGGGAGGAGGCGATCCGCTCTTTCCGCCGCGCGATCGAACTCCGGCCCGATTTCGCCCCGGCCTACCAGAACCTGGGGAACCTGTACGAAGAGACGGAGGAGTGGGAGAAGGTGATCGCGTATTACAAAAAAGCGATCGAGGCGGACCCCGATCTGGTCGAAGCGTATTACAATCTCGCCCTAGCCGCCAAGCGTCACGGCCGGAGGGACGCGGCTTGGGAGCTGTTGCACGATTCGGTGACGCGGAATCCCCGCTTCGCCAAGGGTTATTTCGGGTTGGGCAATCTTCTCCGGGAGGACGGCCGGCCCGCTCAAGCGATCGTTCAGTACGAGATCGCCTTGCGGTATGATCCGAAGGATTCGGATGTCTATTTGAACCTGGGCGCGGCCCATGCCGATCTCGGTATGGTCGACGAAGCGGTTCGGGCTTGGGAGGCGGCCGTCGACGCCGCCCCCCGATCGCCGAGCGCGCAGACCGCGCGAAAAAATATCGAAAGCGCGCGAACGCAGATGGGAGGGATGCGATGA
- a CDS encoding tetratricopeptide repeat protein yields MTRGARSLTIGGLFLLLLFWRVAYLREAADHPLFHHPVADSKVYHEIAERIAAGDGYPFPVFATNPAYPYLLGFFYRVFGPRPMPVAVFQILVGLAGLWLLYRIASRLGGRTAGVLALLIGGLYRPTLFYETFRLPTAIGLFVNLLLLDRLLARRPGGSARSLFFCGLLLGLGTLIQGNLLLLLPLLIVWVIAIERGWRRGIAAGALLLGTALAIFPVTLRNAVLGGDFVPVSSHGGVNFFMGNNEAARGVFSFPEASVPTPENINIHESKRIAEREEGRPLPPSAVSRYWMTRGLRWIVAHPAGYLRLLGRKAFLFWNDLEIPDNVDMGFFQERTDILRRTPLLFGVIAPLGLVGVILLLVRRRGAPLLLFLFAQFASALLFYIHSRYRIPFAGVFAVPAALGLAWIAAGWRRWRWFQTVWTLAILALLFVLINRPVAGEGRTIARAFSLTQMGQAYEEMGRVDEARKAYDEALELFPGHRTALYSAARLDQSQGRLWEAAEGYRAALRVAPDFAEAHLNLGVVEHAMNRNERAVESYREALRLRGDWGAAYYNLGNALFDLERYEKASDAYRRALAVEPENEDAFRNLVNSREKAGDFDGAEALVRERIGDAGEDADLRNRLGDLLEKQGREEEALREYRKAVELNPRHSAAHCNIGLVLFHRGDNEGAIRAWEKILAYDPESPIRSNIRLAEEAIGSVAGRENPE; encoded by the coding sequence ATGACTCGCGGCGCCCGCTCACTCACGATCGGCGGTCTCTTCCTTCTGCTCCTCTTCTGGAGAGTCGCCTACCTGCGGGAGGCGGCGGATCATCCCCTCTTCCACCATCCGGTGGCGGACTCCAAGGTCTACCACGAGATCGCCGAACGGATCGCCGCAGGAGACGGCTATCCCTTCCCCGTCTTCGCGACCAATCCCGCCTATCCTTATCTACTCGGTTTTTTCTATCGCGTGTTCGGTCCCCGCCCGATGCCGGTGGCGGTCTTCCAGATCCTCGTAGGACTGGCGGGGCTGTGGCTCCTCTATCGGATCGCCTCCCGCCTCGGCGGAAGAACGGCGGGCGTTCTCGCCCTCCTGATCGGCGGGCTCTACCGCCCCACCCTCTTCTACGAGACCTTTCGCCTGCCGACGGCGATCGGGCTCTTCGTCAATCTGCTCCTTCTCGACCGCCTTCTCGCTCGGCGGCCCGGAGGTTCAGCGCGATCCCTTTTCTTCTGCGGGCTGCTTCTCGGACTCGGCACGCTGATTCAGGGGAACCTCCTGCTTCTGCTCCCTCTCCTGATCGTTTGGGTGATCGCGATCGAGAGGGGGTGGCGGAGAGGGATCGCCGCCGGAGCGCTTCTGCTGGGCACGGCCCTGGCGATCTTCCCGGTCACCCTCCGGAACGCCGTGCTGGGCGGCGATTTCGTTCCCGTCTCTTCTCACGGCGGGGTCAATTTCTTCATGGGGAACAACGAGGCCGCCCGGGGCGTCTTCTCTTTCCCCGAGGCGAGCGTTCCCACGCCGGAGAACATCAATATCCACGAATCGAAGAGGATCGCCGAGAGGGAAGAGGGGCGGCCGCTCCCTCCCTCGGCGGTGTCCCGTTATTGGATGACGAGAGGCCTCCGATGGATCGTCGCCCACCCCGCGGGTTATCTCCGTCTCCTCGGGCGCAAGGCCTTTCTCTTCTGGAACGACCTGGAGATACCGGACAACGTGGACATGGGTTTCTTCCAGGAGCGAACGGACATCCTCCGGCGCACGCCCCTTCTCTTCGGCGTGATCGCCCCGCTCGGCTTGGTCGGCGTGATTCTCCTCCTGGTCCGGCGGAGAGGGGCGCCGCTCCTTCTCTTCCTGTTCGCCCAGTTCGCGTCCGCGCTCCTCTTTTATATCCACTCCCGTTATCGGATCCCCTTCGCCGGTGTTTTCGCCGTTCCGGCGGCGCTCGGGCTCGCCTGGATCGCGGCGGGGTGGCGGCGGTGGCGCTGGTTCCAAACCGTCTGGACGTTGGCGATTTTGGCGCTCCTCTTCGTCCTGATCAACCGCCCGGTGGCCGGCGAGGGGAGGACGATCGCGCGAGCCTTCTCGCTGACCCAAATGGGGCAGGCTTACGAGGAGATGGGGCGGGTCGACGAGGCTCGGAAGGCGTACGACGAAGCTCTCGAATTGTTCCCGGGACATAGGACCGCGCTTTACAGCGCGGCGCGGCTCGATCAATCGCAGGGGCGCTTGTGGGAGGCGGCCGAAGGCTACCGGGCCGCGCTCCGGGTGGCCCCCGACTTCGCCGAGGCGCACCTCAACCTCGGCGTGGTCGAGCACGCCATGAACCGGAACGAAAGAGCGGTGGAGTCGTATCGTGAGGCTCTCCGTCTTCGGGGCGATTGGGGGGCGGCCTATTACAATCTGGGGAACGCCCTCTTCGATCTGGAGCGGTACGAGAAGGCCTCGGACGCGTACCGCCGGGCGCTGGCGGTCGAGCCGGAGAACGAAGACGCGTTCCGGAATCTGGTGAACAGCCGGGAGAAAGCGGGCGATTTCGACGGGGCGGAGGCGCTCGTCCGCGAGCGGATCGGTGATGCCGGAGAGGACGCGGATCTTCGCAACCGCCTGGGCGACCTGTTGGAAAAACAGGGCCGTGAGGAGGAAGCGCTCCGGGAGTATCGGAAGGCGGTGGAGTTGAACCCCCGCCACTCCGCGGCGCACTGCAATATCGGCCTGGTGCTTTTCCACCGAGGGGACAACGAGGGGGCGATCCGCGCTTGGGAAAAGATACTGGCGTACGATCCGGAGAGCCCGATCCGAAGCAACATCCGACTGGCCGAGGAGGCGATCGGCTCGGTCGCCGGGAGGGAGAATCCCGAGTGA
- a CDS encoding right-handed parallel beta-helix repeat-containing protein, translating to MSLAAEGDTVAVAEGVYRENLIIEKSLVLTGGWDRDFSGRDPVRRPTVLDGLGVEKSVVVARGEGVSFVLDGFTVRNGWVDGNGGGVSIHNGVEAVLRGNRIVDNYARYHGGGVCAANKCSLTAEANIFENNSVVFHGGGLCLLDRTRGTVRGNLFRGNRVISDSGGGLAVLRKCAAEVIGNRFEENRAMKRGGAVSFLQSNEARVRGNLAIGNDCGDMGGALYSWKNDVLFERNTLVRNYGPLTGGIRIDNRGSARLVRNLLVRSAGAWLFVDGGSEPVSEGNVLHACGPAEGVEPWAGARREDPLLCDEATDPRLRPASPVRGEGAAGCYTALCGEEPAADEPPLFGERR from the coding sequence GTGAGCCTCGCCGCGGAGGGGGACACCGTCGCCGTCGCCGAGGGAGTGTATCGGGAGAACCTGATCATCGAGAAGAGCCTCGTTCTGACGGGCGGATGGGATCGTGATTTCAGCGGCCGGGACCCGGTGCGTCGGCCGACCGTGCTGGACGGATTGGGCGTGGAAAAATCGGTGGTGGTCGCGCGCGGCGAAGGGGTCTCCTTCGTGTTGGACGGCTTCACCGTGCGGAACGGCTGGGTGGACGGCAACGGCGGGGGCGTCTCCATTCACAACGGCGTGGAAGCGGTTCTTCGCGGAAACCGGATCGTGGATAACTACGCCCGATACCACGGCGGGGGCGTATGCGCCGCTAACAAATGTTCCTTGACGGCCGAAGCGAATATTTTCGAGAACAACTCGGTGGTCTTCCACGGGGGCGGGCTCTGTCTTCTCGACCGAACCCGGGGGACGGTACGGGGGAACCTGTTCCGCGGGAACCGGGTCATCTCCGATTCCGGCGGCGGCCTGGCGGTGCTGAGAAAATGCGCCGCGGAAGTCATCGGTAACCGTTTCGAGGAGAACCGGGCGATGAAGCGGGGGGGCGCGGTCTCCTTCCTGCAATCGAACGAGGCCCGTGTCCGCGGCAACCTGGCGATCGGGAACGACTGCGGCGACATGGGCGGCGCTCTCTACTCCTGGAAAAATGACGTCCTCTTCGAAAGGAACACGCTGGTCCGGAACTACGGTCCCCTCACCGGGGGGATCCGAATCGACAACCGAGGGAGCGCACGGCTCGTCCGAAACCTGCTCGTCCGCTCCGCGGGCGCCTGGTTGTTCGTCGACGGCGGGTCGGAGCCCGTATCGGAAGGGAACGTGCTCCACGCCTGCGGGCCCGCCGAAGGGGTGGAACCATGGGCCGGCGCCCGCCGGGAAGATCCTCTCCTCTGCGACGAAGCGACCGATCCGCGGCTCCGGCCCGCGTCTCCCGTCCGGGGAGAGGGTGCGGCGGGATGCTACACCGCGTTGTGCGGCGAAGAGCCCGCCGCGGATGAACCGCCCCTGTTCGGGGAGCGTCGATGA
- the mltG gene encoding endolytic transglycosylase MltG: MSARAFLSRAAIAVALAALAALGVLDYRFYQGPVPEGESVPVLIPRGAGFRETARLLEREGILEDARWFYWVGRIRGEDRRIRAGRYLLVPGTPGGRVLHALRRGTNEVIRVTVPEGLWVEETVRILADRLGLDEEEIARAARDTSLVRRFGVPGPTMEGYLFPETYLFFWDETAETVLGRMTARFREVFGEEEEARAAEMGLTPREAITLASIVEAEAVVDEERPRIAAVYHNRLEIGWKLQADPTVQYARKSRERLLLRDLETDSPYNTYLHTGLPPGPICSPGEASIRAVLRPTEGSRELFFVANGENGRHTFSRDQNGHIRAKREAKRRRQSP, encoded by the coding sequence ATGAGCGCGCGCGCGTTTCTCTCCCGCGCGGCGATCGCCGTCGCGCTGGCGGCACTGGCCGCTCTGGGAGTGCTCGACTATCGTTTTTATCAGGGACCCGTCCCGGAGGGGGAATCGGTGCCCGTGCTCATCCCCCGGGGGGCCGGTTTCCGCGAGACGGCGCGTCTTCTCGAGCGCGAGGGGATCCTCGAGGACGCGCGCTGGTTCTATTGGGTCGGGAGGATCCGCGGCGAGGACAGGCGGATCCGCGCGGGCCGCTACCTTCTCGTTCCCGGAACGCCGGGAGGGAGGGTGCTTCACGCGCTCCGGCGCGGGACGAACGAGGTGATCCGGGTGACCGTGCCGGAGGGGCTTTGGGTGGAGGAAACGGTGCGGATTCTCGCCGACCGGCTCGGGTTGGACGAGGAGGAGATCGCCCGGGCGGCGCGGGATACCTCGCTCGTGAGGCGCTTCGGTGTCCCCGGCCCTACGATGGAGGGATACCTCTTCCCCGAAACCTACCTGTTCTTCTGGGACGAGACCGCGGAGACCGTGCTCGGCCGGATGACCGCCCGTTTCCGGGAAGTCTTCGGTGAAGAGGAGGAGGCGAGGGCGGCGGAAATGGGGCTCACGCCGCGGGAGGCGATCACCCTCGCTTCGATCGTCGAAGCGGAGGCGGTGGTGGACGAGGAACGCCCTCGAATCGCGGCGGTCTACCACAACCGCCTGGAAATCGGCTGGAAACTGCAGGCGGACCCCACGGTGCAGTACGCGCGGAAGAGTCGCGAGAGGCTCCTCCTGCGTGATTTGGAGACCGATTCTCCATACAACACATACCTTCACACGGGACTTCCTCCCGGTCCGATCTGTTCTCCGGGCGAGGCGTCGATTCGGGCGGTGCTCCGGCCGACCGAGGGGTCGAGGGAGCTTTTCTTCGTCGCCAACGGCGAAAACGGGCGGCACACCTTCTCGCGCGATCAGAATGGGCATATACGGGCGAAGCGGGAGGCGAAACGGCGTAGACAATCCCCTTGA
- the ruvX gene encoding Holliday junction resolvase RuvX: MAVVIGIDLGDRRVGVSVSDPTGTIAFPLPVLDGSDRPALLRAIEDLVKERGAERVVIGLPRNMNGSLGERAEITLAFREELAARIDVPVDTWDERLSSAQAERVIRAGEGRETEKGGRPRRHGGRPRRGQEKGRIDRIAAVLILQSWLDRNASGPSEWDEGGTR, translated from the coding sequence GTGGCGGTCGTGATCGGCATCGACCTGGGCGACCGGCGCGTGGGGGTCTCCGTCAGCGACCCGACGGGGACGATCGCTTTTCCCCTTCCGGTGCTGGACGGCTCCGACCGCCCCGCCCTTCTTCGCGCGATCGAGGATCTGGTGAAGGAGAGGGGGGCGGAGCGCGTGGTGATCGGCCTTCCCCGGAACATGAACGGCTCCCTCGGCGAGAGGGCGGAGATCACCCTCGCCTTCCGCGAGGAACTGGCGGCGCGGATCGACGTGCCGGTGGACACCTGGGACGAGAGGCTCTCCTCCGCGCAGGCGGAGAGGGTGATCCGCGCCGGTGAGGGACGGGAGACGGAGAAGGGGGGGCGACCCCGGCGGCACGGAGGGCGGCCGCGCCGCGGACAGGAGAAGGGTCGGATCGATCGGATCGCGGCGGTGCTCATCCTGCAGTCCTGGCTCGACCGGAACGCCTCCGGACCTTCGGAGTGGGACGAGGGGGGGACGCGATGA
- a CDS encoding ABC transporter ATP-binding protein has protein sequence MTAALEWRDVSKRYGAVRALDRLSLEVRPGEVFGFLGPNGAGKTTAIRIAAGLLRTDEGEVFLGGAPAGRPESRRRVGYLPEDIRLPARHRLGEWLACQLRLRGVDGARIPAVAERVGLAGRLDTETGALSKGMRRRAGLMLMIAVDPALWLLDEPTADLDVPGRELVENVILEARSRGASFFLSSHILSEVERVCDRVGLIERGRLARTAAPAELLPAPFLVDATFHETPPEPERLLEGRTFVEDREARRIRVFVRDREDGDRVLRLFEEAGSVVRQSTFRSASLRDSIRGLLS, from the coding sequence GTGACGGCGGCGCTGGAATGGCGGGATGTCTCCAAGAGGTACGGTGCCGTCCGGGCGTTGGACCGTCTTTCGTTGGAGGTCCGGCCGGGCGAGGTTTTCGGTTTCCTCGGTCCGAACGGCGCGGGGAAGACGACGGCGATCCGGATCGCGGCGGGGCTGCTCCGTACGGACGAGGGAGAGGTCTTTCTCGGCGGCGCGCCGGCGGGTCGGCCCGAGAGCCGCCGGCGGGTCGGCTACCTGCCCGAGGACATTCGACTCCCCGCGCGGCATCGCCTCGGCGAGTGGCTCGCCTGTCAGCTCCGTCTCCGCGGCGTAGACGGGGCGCGGATCCCCGCCGTCGCCGAGAGGGTCGGCCTCGCCGGGAGGCTCGACACCGAGACGGGCGCCCTCTCCAAGGGGATGCGCCGCCGCGCCGGCCTGATGCTGATGATCGCCGTCGACCCCGCGCTCTGGCTCCTCGACGAGCCGACCGCCGACCTGGACGTGCCGGGCCGCGAGCTGGTGGAGAACGTGATTCTCGAGGCGCGTTCCCGCGGCGCGTCCTTCTTCCTCTCCTCTCACATCCTTTCCGAGGTGGAGCGGGTGTGCGACCGGGTCGGCTTGATCGAGAGGGGGCGACTGGCGCGGACCGCGGCGCCGGCGGAGCTTCTCCCCGCCCCCTTTCTGGTGGACGCCACTTTCCATGAAACGCCGCCGGAGCCGGAACGGCTCCTCGAGGGACGAACGTTCGTGGAGGACCGGGAAGCGCGGCGGATTCGCGTCTTCGTGCGGGACCGGGAGGATGGGGACCGGGTGCTCCGCCTCTTCGAGGAGGCGGGCTCCGTGGTGCGGCAGAGCACGTTCCGGAGCGCTTCGCTCCGCGACTCGATCCGGGGGCTTCTGTCGTGA